The Raoultibacter phocaeensis genome includes a window with the following:
- a CDS encoding GntR family transcriptional regulator: MFPFEVDTTSDVPLWVQLRQRLIYLINSGYFKPGDQLPTVRGLASDISINYNTVNKAYLSLVSDGYLESTRGRGVFVRDLDAELDEEYTKEIERIMDDCVLACRDLGLPLDDIEKCMAKKIKQIKVAEGLVDAGETPPAGSGRIVAIDIGAKRAMREGER, from the coding sequence ATGTTTCCATTCGAAGTTGATACGACAAGCGATGTGCCGTTGTGGGTGCAGCTGCGCCAGCGGCTCATCTACCTCATCAACTCCGGCTATTTCAAGCCGGGCGATCAGCTGCCGACGGTGCGCGGACTTGCGTCGGACATCTCCATCAACTACAACACGGTGAACAAGGCGTATCTGAGCCTGGTGTCGGACGGCTATTTGGAATCGACGCGGGGGCGGGGGGTGTTCGTCCGCGACCTCGATGCCGAGCTGGACGAAGAGTACACCAAGGAAATCGAGCGGATCATGGACGACTGCGTGCTCGCATGCCGCGATCTCGGTTTGCCGCTTGACGACATCGAAAAATGCATGGCGAAGAAGATCAAGCAGATCAAAGTTGCAGAGGGCCTGGTGGATGCCGGCGAGACGCCACCCGCAGGCTCGGGCCGAATCGTTGCGATCGACATCGGCGCGAAGCGTGCGATGCGCGAAGGCGAAAGGTAG
- a CDS encoding 4Fe-4S dicluster domain-containing protein codes for MTKLGIAINETRCIGCQTCAYACKMQNSVPSGMRWNRVITDGCDVIDGAQGEFPNLSRTYLPVACQHCENPACQKVCPTGATYKDDKGRVEIDYDKCIGCRMCMAACPYNARVFNWNEPSRSPDFVYGDKEVPVRPKGVVEKCTLCKERTDRGEDPMCVACCPTRARVFGDLDDPDSEISRIVRERNADVLLEEQGTRPQVHYFR; via the coding sequence ATGACTAAGCTTGGAATAGCCATCAATGAAACCCGCTGCATCGGCTGCCAAACGTGCGCCTACGCATGCAAAATGCAAAACAGCGTTCCTTCGGGCATGCGCTGGAACCGCGTCATAACGGATGGCTGCGATGTGATCGACGGGGCCCAGGGAGAATTCCCGAACCTTTCCCGTACTTATCTTCCCGTTGCCTGCCAGCACTGCGAAAACCCCGCGTGCCAGAAAGTGTGTCCGACGGGTGCCACGTACAAAGACGACAAAGGCCGTGTCGAGATCGACTACGACAAGTGCATCGGCTGCCGCATGTGCATGGCGGCGTGCCCGTACAACGCACGCGTATTCAATTGGAACGAGCCGAGCCGCAGTCCCGATTTCGTGTACGGAGACAAAGAAGTGCCCGTGAGACCCAAGGGCGTCGTGGAGAAGTGCACGCTCTGCAAGGAGCGTACCGATCGCGGCGAGGATCCCATGTGCGTTGCGTGCTGCCCGACGAGGGCGCGTGTATTCGGCGATCTCGACGATCCCGATAGCGAAATCTCGCGGATCGTACGCGAGCGAAACGCGGACGTGCTGCTCGAGGAGCAGGGTACCCGTCCCCAAGTCCACTACTTCAGATAA
- the nrfD gene encoding NrfD/PsrC family molybdoenzyme membrane anchor subunit encodes MFGLPIILYLFLGGAGAGACLVLAVVGLLVPSELTARPKRLRGGTGTVFAASGSYRGLFVPAYACALVVLLLGMVCLIADLGRADRLLLLLTVPSLSHIAVGAYAYAACFVLTVMLALVWTGVVRNVPVGLARAFEVLSVPVALVSMVYTGLLLQSLAAVPLWTVPWLPVIFVLSSVSCGIALVVGVAHFGEAGSMFPSLFKRLIACDVIVIVLEAAAVAAFLVACASAIGAEPSGTAKAAIGSYRELVAGSNAGLLWVGFVGVGLVLPFALEAVALLCAKVSSRGLALAISACVLFGGFVMRFCIVEAGMHPVLALAAGG; translated from the coding sequence GTGTTCGGCCTTCCGATCATACTGTATCTTTTCCTTGGCGGAGCGGGTGCGGGGGCGTGTCTGGTTCTTGCCGTAGTCGGGTTGCTCGTGCCGTCTGAGCTGACCGCTCGACCGAAGCGATTGCGCGGTGGAACCGGCACGGTTTTCGCAGCGTCTGGCTCGTATAGAGGCCTGTTCGTCCCGGCTTACGCGTGCGCCCTCGTTGTTCTCCTGCTCGGCATGGTGTGCCTCATCGCTGATTTGGGCCGCGCCGATCGATTGCTGCTTTTACTGACTGTGCCGTCGCTTTCCCATATCGCCGTGGGTGCATACGCGTATGCCGCCTGCTTCGTGCTGACGGTCATGTTGGCCTTGGTGTGGACGGGTGTCGTGCGGAATGTTCCCGTTGGCCTGGCGCGGGCGTTCGAGGTGCTTTCCGTTCCCGTTGCGCTCGTATCGATGGTGTACACCGGGTTGCTGCTACAGAGCTTGGCTGCGGTGCCGCTCTGGACGGTACCGTGGCTCCCAGTGATCTTCGTGCTGTCTTCGGTATCGTGCGGCATCGCGCTCGTGGTCGGCGTGGCGCATTTCGGCGAAGCGGGCAGCATGTTCCCCTCGCTGTTCAAGAGGCTCATCGCATGCGACGTGATCGTTATCGTTCTCGAAGCGGCAGCCGTTGCGGCATTTCTCGTTGCATGCGCCAGTGCGATCGGCGCCGAGCCGAGCGGCACGGCAAAGGCCGCGATAGGTTCGTATCGCGAGTTAGTTGCGGGCTCGAACGCGGGGCTGTTGTGGGTCGGATTTGTCGGTGTCGGCCTCGTGCTGCCTTTCGCACTCGAAGCGGTGGCGCTGCTTTGCGCGAAAGTCTCATCGCGCGGATTGGCGCTTGCGATTTCTGCGTGCGTGCTGTTCGGCGGGTTCGTTATGCGATTCTGCATTGTGGAGGCCGGCATGCATCCGGTGCTTGCGCTGGCTGCGGGCGGATGA
- a CDS encoding molybdopterin-dependent oxidoreductase gives MPEANSSHSGLTRRNFLKASGAAAGVLGLAGAASMTTAEGWLAPAKALAEPEERVAHLCHQFHCLTGCNLKCTIRDERVSLIEPSDLVDEGHRTVCLRGINEIEHIYSTDRLQTPLKRVGERGEGKFEAISWDEAIDAVAKAVNDSWDKYGKDSVFVRKSTEASIGFDFIGQLLLADQGGNWGLDRGQPNGQTPAFGAFSYCPSRSIWEFSDAATIIEVGHNPLESGIVWSRALMDAKEAGTYIVALDPRFSGTASKADLWLPVLPGTDAAVIQGMIRAIVDNEWYDEEFMRANTSLSFLVDRKTGKSYRSDEVLCPNPTVVTAEETGAPYVWDQVSDSPQLYDAEGVEPALEGTWKVGGKEFATEFTLMKEWISDYSIEWAAETSGIDQATIVELADRYANNGPAIIDYGLGGPDKYTNADVLGHSMSILTAITGNYGRKGSGFGFYGGVGSDNPAATMNPWVLPEKYHYNDSGIAMYEMPYVENNIHCAITFGDAFTLEAASANDMLEWVKGLDFFAIIDIYHSSAVDYADIVLPACTKFECEEDVKQLRDSFGYVMLANGMIDPLFESKSDLQIERLLAAKWGLEDLLPKTYEELARFSLEGVDKLDPNMKGITYDALLKNGGCMPIAGTGDDWRPDGHADQVYNTPSTKIELYYEYLLDQGHQFPVYEDANEAYEKNPLKETYPLYFMQGKSRYRIHAYYSASQWFQEDYGPCVNIFPSDAEARGIKTGDDVKVYNDRGSFVCTALVNPGLQPGVLFMAETTYTKYYKEGFLQNVTNPARNERCYAMYHGPQIPYNDTLVQIEKA, from the coding sequence ATGCCAGAAGCTAACAGCTCGCACAGCGGGCTTACGCGCAGAAATTTCTTGAAGGCCTCCGGCGCTGCTGCGGGGGTGCTGGGACTTGCAGGTGCTGCAAGCATGACAACGGCTGAGGGATGGCTTGCACCCGCGAAGGCTCTCGCCGAGCCGGAAGAGAGGGTGGCGCACCTCTGCCACCAGTTCCACTGTTTGACAGGGTGCAACCTCAAGTGCACGATTCGCGACGAGCGCGTGTCTCTTATCGAACCGAGCGACCTTGTCGACGAGGGCCATCGCACCGTATGCCTGCGCGGCATCAACGAGATCGAGCACATATACTCGACAGACCGGCTGCAGACGCCGCTGAAACGAGTCGGCGAGCGGGGCGAAGGCAAATTCGAAGCGATTTCTTGGGATGAGGCGATCGATGCGGTCGCAAAGGCCGTCAACGATTCGTGGGACAAGTACGGAAAGGATTCCGTATTCGTTCGCAAATCGACCGAGGCTTCGATCGGTTTTGATTTCATCGGCCAGCTGCTCTTGGCCGACCAAGGAGGCAACTGGGGCCTCGACCGCGGTCAGCCGAACGGGCAAACGCCGGCTTTCGGTGCGTTCAGCTACTGTCCGTCCCGTTCCATCTGGGAGTTCTCCGACGCGGCGACCATCATCGAAGTCGGGCATAACCCGCTCGAGAGTGGAATCGTCTGGTCGCGTGCCCTGATGGACGCAAAGGAGGCGGGCACCTATATCGTCGCACTCGATCCGCGTTTCAGCGGTACGGCATCTAAGGCCGATCTGTGGTTGCCCGTTCTTCCCGGCACCGATGCGGCGGTCATACAAGGCATGATCCGCGCAATCGTCGACAACGAGTGGTACGACGAGGAATTCATGCGCGCGAACACGTCGCTTTCGTTTTTGGTCGACCGAAAGACCGGCAAGAGCTATCGCAGCGACGAGGTGCTGTGCCCCAATCCGACGGTGGTGACAGCCGAGGAAACGGGTGCGCCGTACGTGTGGGATCAGGTGAGCGATTCGCCCCAACTCTACGATGCCGAGGGCGTCGAACCTGCTCTCGAAGGTACGTGGAAGGTGGGCGGCAAAGAGTTCGCCACCGAGTTCACGCTCATGAAAGAGTGGATTTCCGATTATTCGATCGAGTGGGCCGCTGAAACGTCGGGAATCGATCAGGCTACGATCGTCGAGCTTGCCGACCGCTACGCGAATAACGGCCCTGCGATCATTGACTATGGTTTGGGCGGACCCGACAAGTATACGAACGCCGACGTGCTCGGGCATTCCATGTCGATCCTCACCGCGATAACCGGCAACTACGGTCGCAAAGGCTCGGGCTTCGGTTTCTACGGCGGTGTGGGGTCGGACAATCCTGCTGCAACGATGAATCCCTGGGTTCTTCCCGAGAAATACCACTACAACGACTCCGGCATAGCCATGTACGAGATGCCGTATGTGGAAAACAACATCCATTGCGCGATCACCTTCGGCGATGCGTTCACGCTCGAAGCGGCAAGCGCCAACGATATGCTCGAATGGGTGAAGGGCCTCGACTTCTTCGCCATTATCGACATCTACCATTCATCGGCTGTCGATTACGCCGATATCGTGCTGCCTGCGTGCACGAAGTTCGAGTGCGAGGAAGACGTCAAGCAATTGCGCGACAGCTTCGGCTACGTCATGCTCGCGAACGGCATGATAGATCCGCTGTTCGAGTCGAAAAGCGACTTGCAGATTGAGCGGCTGCTCGCTGCCAAATGGGGCCTTGAGGATCTTCTGCCGAAAACGTACGAAGAGCTGGCAAGGTTCTCCCTCGAGGGCGTCGACAAACTCGACCCGAACATGAAGGGCATCACCTACGACGCGCTGCTCAAGAACGGCGGCTGCATGCCGATAGCGGGAACGGGTGACGATTGGCGTCCCGACGGACACGCCGACCAGGTGTACAATACGCCTTCGACGAAGATCGAGCTCTACTACGAATACCTATTGGATCAGGGCCATCAGTTCCCGGTGTACGAAGATGCGAACGAGGCGTACGAGAAGAACCCGCTTAAGGAAACCTACCCCCTCTACTTCATGCAGGGCAAATCGCGCTACCGTATCCACGCGTACTACAGCGCATCCCAGTGGTTCCAGGAGGATTACGGCCCTTGCGTCAACATCTTCCCGTCCGACGCGGAAGCGCGCGGCATCAAGACCGGTGACGATGTGAAGGTGTACAACGATCGAGGATCGTTCGTTTGCACGGCGCTTGTGAATCCCGGCTTGCAGCCTGGCGTGCTGTTCATGGCCGAGACGACCTATACGAAATACTACAAAGAGGGCTTCTTGCAGAACGTGACGAATCCGGCGCGCAACGAGCGATGCTACGCGATGTACCACGGTCCCCAGATACCCTACAACGATACCCTCGTCCAAATCGAAAAGGCTTAG
- a CDS encoding radical SAM protein, translated as MADEVTEPILREWLDEYEGIYADFMQSLEDAGVEFGDRFMHAEENAALKKRLRDKGALFRNGDASISINGISTACVACTGCAGSQTFYFSLRCHRNCYFCFNPNQLDYREHLEHDRDWRGEFRELAREGRAMTHIALTGGEPLLRAHETLAFFEEAHALWPSAHLRLYTAGDLLDEQVLEDMIARGLCEIRFSIKLEDDKTVQEGVLDRIRMACEHDVDVMVEMPVMPGTTDEMKQLLEELDAIGITGINLLEFCFPFTDWTEFARRGFKVKNPPFPILYNYEYAGSLPIEGSEEACLELLDFALDREFAMGVHYCSLENKHRDQICQQNHAVPFDDLCYELDQNDFFWKTVKTFGASAQAARIVLSEKAADGEGRSWRYDTEDECLIVHPDLSALLAGVPVDLAESANVLEWRDEGVILRELALTPITARAEG; from the coding sequence ATGGCGGACGAAGTAACCGAGCCGATCCTTCGGGAGTGGCTTGACGAATACGAGGGAATTTACGCCGACTTCATGCAATCTTTGGAGGATGCGGGCGTCGAATTCGGCGATCGCTTTATGCACGCCGAAGAAAACGCTGCTCTCAAAAAGCGCTTGCGCGATAAGGGGGCGCTGTTCAGAAACGGAGACGCGAGCATATCGATTAACGGAATATCGACGGCATGCGTGGCCTGTACGGGGTGTGCGGGCAGCCAGACGTTCTACTTTTCGCTGCGCTGCCACCGGAACTGCTATTTCTGCTTCAACCCTAACCAGCTCGACTATCGAGAGCATCTCGAGCACGACCGCGATTGGCGCGGTGAGTTCCGCGAGCTCGCACGCGAAGGCCGCGCCATGACGCACATCGCGCTCACGGGCGGCGAGCCGTTGCTTCGCGCGCACGAAACGCTCGCGTTCTTCGAAGAGGCCCACGCCCTGTGGCCTTCGGCGCACCTGCGGCTCTACACTGCGGGCGACTTGCTCGACGAACAGGTGCTCGAAGACATGATCGCTCGCGGCCTGTGCGAGATCCGCTTCAGCATCAAGCTCGAAGACGACAAGACGGTACAAGAAGGCGTGCTCGACCGCATCCGCATGGCGTGCGAACACGACGTCGACGTGATGGTGGAGATGCCGGTTATGCCGGGCACGACCGATGAGATGAAACAGCTCCTCGAAGAGCTCGACGCTATCGGCATCACGGGCATCAACCTGCTGGAGTTCTGCTTCCCGTTTACCGATTGGACCGAGTTCGCGCGACGCGGCTTCAAAGTGAAGAACCCGCCGTTTCCGATACTGTACAACTACGAATACGCTGGTAGCCTCCCCATCGAGGGAAGCGAGGAGGCATGCCTCGAACTGCTCGATTTCGCACTTGACCGCGAGTTCGCGATGGGTGTGCACTACTGCTCGCTCGAGAACAAGCACCGCGATCAGATATGCCAGCAAAACCATGCCGTACCGTTCGATGACCTGTGCTACGAGCTCGACCAGAACGACTTCTTTTGGAAAACCGTCAAGACGTTTGGGGCTAGCGCCCAAGCAGCGCGCATTGTGCTCAGCGAGAAAGCGGCAGACGGCGAGGGGCGCAGCTGGCGCTACGATACGGAAGATGAGTGCCTTATTGTCCACCCCGACCTTTCGGCATTGCTTGCGGGTGTGCCCGTCGATCTTGCCGAATCGGCCAACGTGCTCGAATGGCGCGACGAGGGCGTGATCCTGCGCGAACTGGCGTTGACTCCGATAACTGCACGTGCCGAGGGGTGA
- a CDS encoding ABC-F family ATP-binding cassette domain-containing protein, whose amino-acid sequence MAILITSKDAELEFPTKKVFDSVTLGVNTGDRIGIVGKNGDGKSTLLGLLSGAIEPDLGEIIKRSGVTVGRLAQADELADEDTIEHAVVGDVPEYTWAADRTIRKIIAALLGDIPWDGPVGELSGGQRRRVDLARLLIGNWDVLMLDEPTNHLDVHAIAWLADHLKRRWPKAEGALLVVTHDRWFLDEVATSMWEVHDGMVEPFEGGYSAYILQRVERDRLAQVAEQKRKNLARKELAWLSRGARARSSKPKFHLEIARELIADEPPPRNPLELKRVAVTRLGKQVIDLLNVSESFGEKTVLDDVTWLIGPGDRLGILGENGAGKTTLLRVIDGTLAPTKGRVKTGKTVKIAVLSQRLDELEALSGDRVREVLARYHTRYMVDGKSITPAQLLERLGFERNHLQAFVADLSGGQKRRLQLLLTLLQEPNVLILDEPGNDMDTDMLAVMEDLLDSWPGTLILVSHDRYLMERVTDDQFALIDGKIRHMPGGVDEFLRVLDQRDEKAHAGDASGKPTANKQASGTRAENAHKPNASSEDGDPSHQPALTGGEAYQARKTLAATERKIAALEEQAEKTRAGMHDIDPTDFVALGDKQAEVQAILDQITELEELWINLSEQLGE is encoded by the coding sequence GTGGCGATTCTCATAACTTCGAAAGATGCCGAGCTGGAGTTTCCTACCAAGAAGGTTTTCGACTCGGTCACCCTCGGCGTCAATACCGGCGATCGCATCGGCATCGTCGGCAAGAACGGCGACGGCAAATCTACGCTGCTTGGCCTGCTCTCAGGCGCTATCGAACCCGACTTGGGCGAAATAATCAAACGAAGCGGCGTCACCGTCGGCAGGCTCGCCCAAGCAGACGAACTCGCCGATGAAGACACTATCGAGCACGCCGTGGTGGGCGATGTGCCCGAATACACCTGGGCCGCCGACCGCACAATCCGCAAGATCATCGCCGCCCTTTTAGGCGACATCCCCTGGGACGGACCGGTCGGCGAGCTTTCGGGCGGCCAGCGCAGGCGCGTCGACCTCGCCCGCCTGCTCATCGGCAACTGGGATGTGCTCATGCTCGACGAACCCACCAACCACCTCGACGTGCACGCGATCGCCTGGCTCGCCGACCACCTCAAGCGGCGCTGGCCAAAAGCCGAGGGCGCACTGCTCGTGGTTACGCACGACCGCTGGTTCCTCGATGAGGTCGCAACGAGCATGTGGGAGGTCCATGACGGCATGGTCGAGCCGTTCGAGGGGGGCTACTCTGCCTACATCCTGCAGCGCGTCGAACGCGACCGCCTCGCACAGGTTGCCGAGCAAAAACGCAAAAACCTCGCCCGAAAGGAACTCGCATGGCTTTCGCGGGGTGCTCGTGCCCGTTCCTCCAAACCGAAGTTCCATCTCGAAATCGCCCGCGAACTCATCGCCGATGAACCGCCGCCGCGCAATCCTCTGGAACTGAAGCGCGTTGCAGTCACCCGCCTCGGCAAGCAGGTCATCGATCTTCTGAACGTGAGCGAGTCGTTCGGTGAGAAAACGGTGCTCGACGATGTGACGTGGCTCATCGGGCCCGGCGACCGCTTGGGCATTCTCGGCGAGAACGGCGCAGGCAAAACAACGCTTCTGCGCGTGATCGACGGCACACTCGCCCCCACCAAGGGTCGCGTGAAAACCGGCAAGACGGTGAAAATCGCTGTACTCTCGCAACGACTCGACGAACTCGAAGCGCTGTCGGGCGATCGGGTGCGCGAGGTGCTCGCCCGCTACCATACGCGCTATATGGTGGACGGCAAATCCATCACGCCTGCTCAGTTGCTCGAGCGCCTGGGATTCGAGCGCAATCACCTGCAAGCGTTCGTAGCCGACCTGTCGGGCGGGCAAAAGCGCAGGCTCCAGCTTTTGCTGACGCTTCTGCAAGAGCCCAACGTGCTCATCCTCGACGAGCCGGGCAACGACATGGACACCGACATGCTCGCCGTGATGGAAGACCTGCTCGATTCATGGCCGGGCACGCTCATCCTCGTCAGTCACGACCGCTACCTCATGGAGCGCGTCACCGACGACCAGTTCGCGCTCATCGACGGGAAGATTCGCCACATGCCGGGCGGTGTCGACGAGTTCTTACGCGTACTCGACCAGCGCGACGAAAAGGCGCATGCGGGGGATGCCAGCGGAAAGCCCACCGCAAACAAACAGGCATCCGGAACGAGAGCAGAAAATGCCCACAAGCCGAACGCGAGTAGCGAAGACGGCGATCCCAGCCATCAACCTGCGCTTACCGGCGGCGAGGCGTACCAAGCACGCAAGACCCTCGCAGCAACCGAGCGCAAGATAGCCGCTCTCGAGGAGCAGGCCGAGAAAACGCGCGCCGGCATGCACGACATCGACCCGACCGATTTCGTAGCGCTCGGCGATAAACAAGCGGAAGTGCAGGCGATCCTCGATCAGATCACCGAACTCGAGGAGCTGTGGATTAACCTATCGGAACAACTCGGCGAATAA
- a CDS encoding DEAD/DEAH box helicase: MSTTFQDLGLSETTLKAVEKMGFTTPTPVQEQAIPLALEGRDVVAAATTGTGKTAAFALPLIERIGHAKRPGSPRALVVSPTRELAQQIDAACTELAKGSGHRMLTVVGGVPYKGQLAKLKKGIDILVATPGRLYDLMERGNVKLKDVEVLVLDEADRMLDMGFWPTMKKVVAATPKTRQTLLFSATLDRKVMQNVSPILKDPAFVEVSHKGETADTVDQFIIPIGQMKKPELLRAVLEERGSKRVIIFTGTKTRSEICMNQLKRAGYRVDSIHSDKTQSQRKRALDNFSKGDIDVLIATDVLARGIDVSNIDYVINYDLPDNPEDYVHRIGRTGRAGETGYAISFVSPEAKPELLEIEKLLDTKIPLMHLESYDTSEAEAELKNHYVPKSNQRSAAAFSHAMRGRGRGRR, translated from the coding sequence GTGAGCACAACGTTTCAAGACCTCGGCCTGTCCGAGACTACCCTGAAGGCCGTCGAGAAGATGGGCTTCACCACGCCTACCCCAGTGCAGGAGCAGGCGATTCCCCTTGCCCTCGAAGGTCGCGACGTCGTAGCCGCCGCCACCACCGGCACCGGCAAAACGGCGGCGTTTGCGCTTCCGCTGATCGAGCGCATCGGGCATGCCAAGCGTCCCGGCTCACCGCGAGCGCTCGTCGTGAGCCCCACGCGCGAGCTCGCCCAGCAAATCGATGCCGCCTGCACGGAGCTTGCGAAAGGATCGGGGCACCGTATGCTCACCGTCGTCGGCGGCGTTCCGTACAAGGGTCAGCTTGCCAAGCTAAAAAAGGGCATCGACATCCTCGTTGCCACACCGGGCAGGCTTTACGATCTCATGGAGCGCGGCAACGTCAAACTCAAAGACGTGGAGGTGCTCGTGCTCGACGAAGCCGACCGCATGCTCGACATGGGATTTTGGCCAACCATGAAAAAGGTCGTCGCCGCCACGCCGAAAACGCGCCAGACCCTGCTTTTCTCGGCAACGCTCGACCGTAAGGTCATGCAGAACGTCTCGCCGATACTCAAAGACCCTGCATTCGTGGAGGTATCGCATAAGGGCGAAACCGCCGATACGGTCGACCAGTTCATCATCCCGATCGGCCAGATGAAGAAGCCTGAACTTCTGCGCGCCGTCCTTGAAGAGCGCGGCAGCAAGCGCGTTATCATCTTCACCGGCACCAAAACCCGCTCCGAGATCTGCATGAACCAGCTGAAGCGCGCAGGCTACCGCGTCGATTCCATCCACTCCGACAAGACGCAATCGCAGCGCAAACGCGCACTCGACAACTTCAGCAAGGGAGACATCGACGTGCTTATTGCCACCGATGTGCTCGCCCGCGGCATCGACGTATCGAACATCGACTACGTGATCAATTACGACCTGCCCGACAACCCCGAAGACTACGTGCACCGCATCGGCCGCACCGGACGCGCCGGGGAAACCGGCTACGCGATCTCGTTTGTAAGCCCCGAGGCGAAGCCCGAGCTGCTCGAAATCGAAAAGCTGCTCGACACGAAGATCCCCCTCATGCACCTCGAAAGCTACGATACGTCGGAGGCCGAGGCCGAGCTCAAGAACCACTACGTCCCGAAGTCGAACCAACGCAGCGCTGCCGCGTTCTCGCACGCCATGCGCGGCAGAGGGCGCGGCAGGAGGTAG
- a CDS encoding slipin family protein: MNSPQRRSRFRVVPEASTEVVGERASSSGVILFSAVVFLLAFGLVLAAAWALTGEIGVIALLLALVVSLAVMSSVHIAQQWEKVVVLRFGEFNRVSGPGLFWTIPVVEQNTMRVDGRVRATSFGAEETLTADLVPLDVNAVLFWMVWDAKAACTEVGDFTRTVELAAQTALRDAIGRAGVAEVAIRREQLDRELKRILEEKVAPWGITILSVEVRDILLPKELQEVMSLEAQAEQRKKARIILMEAEQDICEMMSDMGDSYSKNDAALRLRAMHLLYESVRETGGTVVVPSSFSEGFGDVLPDSVKDSIAGA; the protein is encoded by the coding sequence GTGAACTCCCCGCAGCGAAGATCCCGGTTTCGCGTAGTTCCCGAGGCGAGTACCGAGGTGGTTGGAGAGCGCGCCTCGAGTTCGGGTGTGATCTTGTTTTCGGCAGTGGTCTTCCTTCTTGCCTTTGGCCTGGTTTTGGCGGCGGCTTGGGCGTTGACGGGCGAAATCGGAGTGATCGCGCTTCTCCTCGCTCTGGTTGTCTCACTCGCTGTGATGTCGTCGGTCCACATCGCCCAGCAGTGGGAAAAGGTCGTTGTGCTTCGCTTCGGCGAGTTCAACCGCGTTTCGGGGCCGGGGCTTTTCTGGACCATACCGGTTGTCGAGCAGAACACCATGCGTGTTGACGGGCGCGTGCGGGCCACTTCCTTCGGAGCGGAAGAGACGCTAACCGCCGATCTAGTTCCCCTCGACGTGAACGCCGTTCTGTTCTGGATGGTGTGGGATGCGAAGGCGGCCTGTACGGAGGTGGGCGATTTCACGAGAACCGTTGAACTGGCTGCCCAGACGGCGCTGCGTGACGCGATCGGGCGGGCGGGGGTCGCCGAGGTTGCGATCCGCCGCGAGCAGCTCGATCGGGAGCTCAAGCGCATCCTCGAAGAGAAGGTGGCGCCCTGGGGCATCACGATCCTTTCGGTCGAGGTTCGCGATATCCTGCTGCCCAAGGAGCTGCAGGAGGTCATGTCGCTCGAGGCGCAGGCGGAGCAGCGCAAGAAGGCGCGTATCATCCTGATGGAGGCCGAGCAGGACATCTGCGAGATGATGAGCGACATGGGCGATTCCTACTCCAAAAACGATGCCGCGCTCAGGCTGCGCGCAATGCATCTGCTCTACGAAAGCGTTCGGGAGACAGGGGGAACCGTGGTGGTTCCGAGCTCGTTCTCGGAGGGTTTCGGCGACGTGCTTCCCGACAGCGTCAAGGATTCGATTGCCGGTGCGTAA
- a CDS encoding protease inhibitor I42 family protein, giving the protein MDTSQTKPISKIALVIAGIAALAVVAVLSSCSSTPQQTIKISLQSNAGTGYEWVVDGETPSTLQQMEANTEPESSDEMAGGPVTTTYMFQAIQEGDGTISFRLERSWEPAEDDLQVTYHFTVDKDLNVTFDGSEGTYIEGEEIPQPEIYAQ; this is encoded by the coding sequence ATGGATACCTCACAAACAAAGCCTATATCGAAGATAGCCCTCGTCATCGCAGGCATCGCGGCGCTGGCAGTCGTCGCCGTGCTTTCGTCATGCTCGTCGACGCCGCAGCAAACCATCAAGATCTCGCTGCAATCGAACGCGGGGACCGGATACGAATGGGTCGTCGACGGCGAAACGCCGAGCACGCTGCAGCAGATGGAAGCGAACACCGAACCGGAAAGCAGCGACGAGATGGCAGGCGGTCCCGTCACGACCACCTACATGTTCCAAGCTATCCAGGAAGGCGATGGCACCATCTCGTTCAGGCTCGAACGCTCATGGGAACCCGCCGAAGATGATCTGCAGGTCACCTATCACTTTACCGTTGACAAGGATCTCAACGTCACATTCGACGGCTCCGAAGGAACGTACATCGAGGGCGAGGAAATCCCCCAACCCGAGATTTACGCGCAATAG